AGGAGAGCCCGGTCTCCAGTGTGAACGTCTTCAAGTCCAGCACGCCGCCGTCCTTGTATTTCTGCAGGCGCACGCCCTTGCCGCGGGCCATTTCCGGGATTTCGGTGAGCGGGAAGACCAGCATCTTGCGGTTCTCGCCGACAATGGCGAGGTGGTCGCCCGCCACCGGAATGCAGCGCTTGGCCTCATCCGGCGCCTTGACGTTCATGACCTGCTTGCCCTTGCGGGTGTTGGCGACGACCTCTTCCTCCGAAACGATGAAGCCGTTGGCGTCATAGGATACCAGCAGCAGCTTGCGCTTCGGATCATGGACAAAAGCGGTGACGATGTCCTGGTCGTTCTCCATGTCCACGATGATGCGGATCGGCTCGCCATGGCCGCGCCCGCCCGGCAGCCGGTCGGCGCCGATGGTGTAGAACTTGCCGCCAGTGGTGAAGACCAGGATCTTGTCCGTGGTCTGGGCATGGAAGGCCAGCTTCAGGCTATCGCCTTCCTTGAAGGCGAGCTGCGAGTAATCTGTCAGGTGGCCCTTCATGGCGCGCAGCCAGCCCTTTTCCGAGACGACGACCGTGACCGGCTCGCGTTCAATCATGGCATGCGCGATGTCGGTGAGATCGTGCTCCGGCGCGTCGGCGAACTGGGTGCGGCGCTTGCCGAGCTCGGTCTCGGGGCCGAACTTGTCGCGAAGCTGCGTGACTTCCCACTTGATCGTCGCCCATTGCTTGGCGTCGGACGCGAGCAGCGCCTCGATCTGCTTCTTCTCCGCGGTGAGCCCGTCGAACTCCTTGCGGATCTCGATCTCTTCCAGCTTGCGCAAGGCGCGCAGGCGCATGTTGAGGATGGCTTCGGCCTGGTTGTCGGTGAGCGACCAGCGGGCCATCATCACCTGCTTGGGCTCATCCTCCTCGCGGATGATCCTGATCACCTCGTCGATGTTCAGATAGGCGATCAGGTAACCGGCAAGGATTTCCAGCCGCTTCTCGATCTCGCCCAGCCGGTATTTCGAGCGGCGGACCAGAACGTCGCGACGGTGGTCCAGCCACTCCTTCAGCACGCCTTTCAGCGAGAGCACGTTCGGCACCTTGCCGCGCGACAGTACGTTCATGTTGAGCGGGAAGCGGCTTTCGAGCTCGGTGAGCTTGAACAGCGATTCCATCAGCAGGCCGGGATCCACGGTGCGGCTCTTCGGCACCAGCACGATGCGGATGTCCTCGGCGCTCTCGTCGCGGATGTCTTCGAGCAGCGGCAGCTTGCGCGCCATCAAGAGCTCGGCGATCTT
This region of Mesorhizobium sp. M2A.F.Ca.ET.046.03.2.1 genomic DNA includes:
- the parC gene encoding DNA topoisomerase IV subunit A, whose protein sequence is MGKRLLPPDDNGGGDKIEPVDLKEALERRYLAYALSTIMHRALPDVRDGLKPVHRRIMHAMRLLRLNPDQGFAKCARIVGDVMGKFHPHGDQSIYDALVRLAQDFSMRYPLVDGQGNFGNIDGDNAAAMRYTEARMTEVASELLAGINEDAVDFRPTYNEEDEEPSVLPGAFPNLLANGSSGIAVGMATSIPPHNAAELCDAALHLIEHPEAPVAKLMDFVQGPDFPTGGIIVDSRASILEAYETGRGGFRVRSKWGQEDQGRGTWSIVVTEIPYGVQKARLIEKIAELLMARKLPLLEDIRDESAEDIRIVLVPKSRTVDPGLLMESLFKLTELESRFPLNMNVLSRGKVPNVLSLKGVLKEWLDHRRDVLVRRSKYRLGEIEKRLEILAGYLIAYLNIDEVIRIIREEDEPKQVMMARWSLTDNQAEAILNMRLRALRKLEEIEIRKEFDGLTAEKKQIEALLASDAKQWATIKWEVTQLRDKFGPETELGKRRTQFADAPEHDLTDIAHAMIEREPVTVVVSEKGWLRAMKGHLTDYSQLAFKEGDSLKLAFHAQTTDKILVFTTGGKFYTIGADRLPGGRGHGEPIRIIVDMENDQDIVTAFVHDPKRKLLLVSYDANGFIVSEEEVVANTRKGKQVMNVKAPDEAKRCIPVAGDHLAIVGENRKMLVFPLTEIPEMARGKGVRLQKYKDGGVLDLKTFTLETGLSWQDSADRTFTKSREELAEWIGTRAAAGRMVPKGFPRTGKFG